One Setaria viridis chromosome 3, Setaria_viridis_v4.0, whole genome shotgun sequence DNA window includes the following coding sequences:
- the LOC117848650 gene encoding mitochondrial zinc maintenance protein 1, mitochondrial, giving the protein MAAAAEGLAAYRLVLRAARRTFAGDRLMLQESAVEIRRRFEDHRGLAPGSDELARALEDAREAAFFIGHGIVQATRGPSGSFVVKPESAHAGATLEVPSEEILSKLK; this is encoded by the exons atggcggcggcggcggaagggctGGCTGCCTACCGGTTGGTGCTGCGGGCGGCGCGTCGGACGTTCGCGGGCGACCGGCTGATGCTGCAGGAGTCGGCGGTGGAGATCCGGCGCCGCTTCGAGGACCACCGCGGCCTCGCCCCGGGCTCCGACGAGTTGGCGCGCGCCCTCGAAGACGCCCGCGAGGCCGCGTTCTTCATCGGCCACGGGATAGTCCAGGCCACACGCGGGCCCTCCGGATCCTTCG TTGTGAAGCCCGAGAGCGCACATGCTGGAGCTACACTGGAGGTTCCTTCCGAGGAGATCCTGTCAAAGTTGAAATAG